From a region of the Besnoitia besnoiti strain Bb-Ger1 chromosome I, whole genome shotgun sequence genome:
- a CDS encoding hypothetical protein (encoded by transcript BESB_003100): protein MSGGGLPRVLVSRCLECATPYPCPFPFWWRLKIPSLAPGIPRGKTAKSVGFQDPTTLRLFHIGYVLGVIYGFLFSLILTARENYYSDASLISSIVLGVIITVHGLRSRDAFAVHQQLR from the exons ATGAGCGGAGGAGGTCTGCCG CGTGTACTGGTGTCTCGCTGTTTGGAGTGTGCTACACCGTACCCTTGTCCCTTTCCGTTTTGGTGGAGGCTGAAAATTCCATCGTTAGCCCCCGGTATCCCTCGAGgtaagacagctaaaagtgttggatttcaagATCCTACgacattaagattattccacatcggttatgttctaggcgtaatatatggattcttgttttcactcatcttaacggcgagagaaaactactactcagatgctagtctaatcagtagcatcgtccttggagttatcatcaCAGTCCACGGATTGCGTTCTAGGGACGCATTCGCAGTCCATCAGCAGTTGCGCTAG
- a CDS encoding hypothetical protein (encoded by transcript BESB_003110): protein MATQGFHYLCRHPNVFRVPTRDEPLLTHPFPPELLDPAEPQNLSETCAAYSCPPAPLSAGAPPRRASYASSYRVTGVAFHHTEDLFAVALRVTSPAASASAASSADRVSAGTAAAASSASVVLAAPGSSGLSAISSAETGDEHASTPRPEVSAANQQPTAFSAALRAEANPQGCVSPRGADVPTAEAAPEAPRAQEGGETLPERRQIESARRGEERRGIEAAAAEGEASCDEASAQTRDAEKWTEAEGGREPHSSDHREPPRTEGEGGGAEKQGRQPSAGERPRSPDRRQPQSVIADDFSVSVASHEDAEGDNELLHKAPLEEPPESQVSLRNNSPSPRSLCASLNSSRAASEPVSVPPDSGSLVSPCVTAPAPAVSDNLPPSSASYACASTAVAAAPDLGDASLSASQAPRAAGDSGAPDSSAPASSRSSFTVLVLCDSVTRSAITSWRLPCARRMAAAAAGAGGAAAPARGGSEARTREPIDASPHEPGGACHLAFTPDGGHLAVTDEAYESLFVFRLPVPCLLLHPPVGSRRGDCEGTRTGARPRGAPRDSARDEASVKLVAALRFESQRGEGSEEAEAGARESSPRHGSDNTPLHARIAWLFPFSGARQGRARSPIESAHAEPKANRDSRGSLPSSFQTSRALTAPPSERRSATPAPPPSQPAPAAERNGVSARAAEAGAQSALRIEDDGRSKQATTRENHSPGREGDAAAASPEDGLGEEAGSLFGDKPLIAGDRNEAIEGRSVGKQFGDPGAQGDNRGSENDEEAGEEDAATDAHELQRTRSRKRQREGDGAARPCRGAFLQVLWVQEAVNEGRDARHEAGNLQQGRRTEEVKRQDSQGPDDREGEGDLTDKHENSRRASGSWSCACCGHSSGTRRMHGAWREIDSLSEKPNERKKRRFDADRPGRPTSSPQPVDGEEPEDRRVFPQVGSSVPANVRIAKGASSHGFREEAAISPRSAVSQLSNAARPEPAFSPALSFATADDSSSCTSAALPSATVVVAAATPGEPPLLIAFCSRCGAIRPLGEARGRPVASSAGGGALEPRRAGSPPPSAEEAAASPPAGGAPGDGGGAAEALPAPQIENSHLSSVTSVIFVPPPSQSQPQPQSLTASPSCPSVASSGCSAGALSRLPSPPFQLLAWPALVARRVPGPAPLAVELRQNAAANRVAYRTLIHWMRALVSVRALIADAQGAAPSPAASPPTSPPVKKQATAASGKEAAHSEHDRTPLCASPSHKRKPASLAGTPKKAKGDKLLSEGSAGDRDRRDDDTADCEAQSGAHTKKIGARNLRLCSSREASFFRTLLAQAAAPVGLPSEQMVKEMMGTALYSWFARAFVVDFEKAFPLQARALRDPDMRIVAGDRPSPRGESAAMTQAEDSISSLRAVADLSHWWWSVAHTHDDFLHICDAHTGAVLTQIDLLMGGSGFASFATAPSDTGHDRLGHAETPRQPALSTSAQGDARCAASSSAASQQSAGRTEKTARRPPRKPSLTWTYQLQQTGSARGALSLDCKRVAVSQDRSCVAALTWAMDGLAVLELSVCELVAAPPSSGGAPAVSSPSREHPASSAAASWAWRASPGLPSPSASGGLYPHRPLSHAPEAALRDSERSQAESQAADASPQTHLDALGRGVRVRRQNWIPLFRGATLAFTDERIPSRQLVLAQSAKMGGRIFVLDWDSLFFQPSPSDPLPPAFARARLVHALLVAPPGSAKRSRQSAFESHSDANAAGARATKKKASRHATAEAKQRSAGRLAALAAHPATLAILETPERRGVKEVFTLPRHSAFCCMLEVCPSRHPAQAVAFSSPVSVSSSLASCSSLSRAALSLAAAEAPPATQGQQPRLSAVSPQGRKEDSPLLLFRVEGGQCGGVPVVSQYSIFQQLLSFHEKQELSGEDLDGTTSFFFRQFAREVSHVSWLKAEDAILRSRTHFRLTLPSPLALRPRGTRAASDAPSTAFRLLETDTARSQDTADSTPKVALLPICSPLLMAPQFTTPFTAPSADSGLPPSPSPSASSSAAWTRWRSRRACLRRWEHAVWTAADRRRSGQARDDAYPQHSCADFFPEAKDAHSDLRRPAEEAAPAPPADYDVTAPESPEECVGGGGSTARGQQGASDGRATDDKKASSSFDATTASLEELVDALWETQEVCTPQSDPGSVSAPALAPSSFRSASARPASQGRAGFYSADEGPATLEAGRVDAPAPRRATTGGEGGTASREGKLPRMRENAATVHRLGPAVLDQWLQQITSAELC, encoded by the exons ATGGCGACGCAGGGGTTTCATTATCTCTGTCGCCACCCGAATGTCTTCCGCGTCCCCACTCGCGACGAGCCGCTCCTGACGCACCCGTTTCCTCCCGAGCTACTCGATCCCGCGGAGCCTCAAAATCTCTCTGAGACCTGCGCAGCATACAGCTGTCCCCCCGCGCCTTTGTCTGCGGGCGCTCCCCCTCGGCGTGCGTCCTATGCGTCTTCGTACCGTGTGACTGGTGTCGCCTTCCACCACACAGAAGACCTCTTTGCTGTTGCGCTTCGCGTCACGTCCCCCGCGGCGTCAGCGTCAGCCGCTTCGTCGGCGGATCGAGTCTCTGCCGggactgcggctgcagcgtcttcggcgtccgTCGTTCTAGCCGCGCCCGGTTCATCTGGCTTGTCCGCGATCTCTtcggcggagacgggagACGAACacgcgtcgacgccgcgtccCGAGGTCTCAGCGGCAAACCAGCAACCGACTGCATTCTCAGCCGCActgcgcgcagaggcaaaCCCGCAAggctgcgtctcgccgcggggCGCAGACGTGCCTACGGCAGAAGCTGcccccgaggcgccgcgcgcgcaggaggggggTGAGACTCTGCCTGAGAGACGCCAAATAgagtctgcgcggcgcggagaggaaagaCGGGGGAtcgaagcggccgcggcagaaggcgaggcaagCTGCGATGAGGCGAGCGCCCAGACAAGGGACGCAGAGAAATGGACTGAGGCCGAAGGAGGACGGGAACCCCATAGCAGCGATCACCGAGAACCCCCGCGCacagagggcgagggaggcggcgctgagaAGCAGGGGCGCCAGCCATCAGCGGGCGAAAGGCCACGCTCGCCCGacaggcggcagccgcagagcgtAATCGCAGATGATTTCAGCGTCTCTGTGGCTTCGCATGAAGATGCAGAAGGCGACAATGAGCTTTTGCACAAAGCACCACTCGAAGAACCGCCTGAAAGCCAGGTCTCCCTCCGCAATAactctccgtctccgcgctccctctgcgcgtctctcaaTTCTTCGCGTGCCGCTTCCGAGCCGGTCAGCGTCCCGCCTGACTCCGGCTCTCTGGTGTCGCCGTGTGTCACGgcccccgcgcctgcagTTTCAGACAACCTTCCGCCATCATCCGCTTCGTATGCATGCGCCTCGACCGcggtggcggctgcgcccgACTTGGGGGACGCGTCGCTCAgtgcgtcgcaggcgccgcgtgcggctggCGATTCTGGCGCGCCGGactcgtcggcgccggcgtcgtccCGTTCGTCCTTCACTGTGTTGGTCCTCTGCGACAGTGTGACGCGCTCGGCGATCACCTCGTGGCGGCTGCCCTGCGCCCGCAGaatggcggcggcggctgcaggcgctggcggggcagcagcgccggctCGGGGGGGGAGtgaggcgcggacgcgagagcCGATCGATGCCTCGCCGCATGAGCCAGGCGGCGCATGCCACCTCGCCTTTACGCCTGACGGCGGGCACTTGGCGGTCACCGACGAGGCGTACGAGAGCCTCTTTGTTTTTCGCCTTCCCGTGCCGTGTCTGCTGTTGCATCCGCCGGTCGGttcgcgaagaggcgactGCGAAGGGACTCGGACCGGCGCTaggcctcgaggcgcgccgcgcgactccgcgcgagacgaggcgagcgTGAAACtcgtggcggcgcttcgcttcgAGAGTCAAAGGggggaaggcagcgaagaggctgAGGCGGGCGCCCGAGAGTCCTCCCCAAGACATGGCAGCGACAACACgccactgcatgcgcggatTGCGTGGCTGTTTCCGTTCAGCGGGGCTCGTcaaggacgcgcgcggagcccgaTCGAGTCAGCACACGCAGAGCCGAAAGCAAACCGAGATTCGCGGGGTTCGCTTCCGTCGTCTTTTCagacgtcgcgcgcgctgacAGCGCCTCCATCCGAAAGGCGCTCTGCGacacccgcgccgccgccttcgcagcctgcgcccgcagcagagcggaacggcgtctccgcgcgagcggctgaagccggcgcgcagagtGCCCTTCGGATAGAGGACGACGGGCGCAGCAAgcaagcgacgacgagagagaatCACTCTCCAGGCcgggaaggcgacgctgctgctgcatcaCCCGAGGACGGCCTgggagaggaagcaggcAGCCTGTTTGGCGACAAGCCGCTCATCGCAGGTGACAGGAACGAGGCGATAGAGGGCCGCAGCGTCGGCAAGCAGTTTGGCGATCCTGGCGCGCAGGGAGACaacagaggcagcgagaacgacgaggaggcgggtgAAGAGGACGCTGCCACCGACGCCCATGAGCtccagaggacgcggagcagAAAGCGGCAACGAGAAGgtgacggcgccgcgcgaccctGCCGGGGCGCATTCCTGCAAGTTCTCTGGGTTCAAGAGGCAGTGAACGAAGGCAGAGATGCGCGACACGAAGCTGGAAACCTGCAACAGGGGCGCCGCACAGAAGAGGTAAAGCGGCAGGATTCCCAGGGGCCAGACGAtcgggagggagagggagacctCACAGACAAACACGAAAACAGCCGGCGTGCATCGGGAAGctggagctgcgcctgctgcggccaCAGCTCAGggacgcggcgcatgcatggcGCCTGGCGAGAAATCGACAGCCTGTCTGAGAAGCCAAACGAGCGCAAGAAAAGACGATTCGATGCGGATCGACCTGGGCGGCCGACTTCCTCCCCTCAGCCGGTGGACGGCGAAGAACCTGAGGACAGGCGAGTATTTCCTCAGGTAGGGTCGTCCGTGCCTGCCAATGTGCGAATCGCGaaaggcgcctcctcgcacgGGTTTCGTGAGGAGGCTGCAATCTCGCCGCGTTCTGCCGTCTCGCAGCTCTCCAACGCTGCTCGCCCCGAGCCTGCGTTCTCCCCAGCGTTGTCATTCGCAACGGCGGATGACTCCTCATCGTGCACGTCGGCTGCCTTGCCTTCTGCGACTGTCGTCGTtgcagccgcgacgcctgGTGAGCCGCCGCTTCTCATCGCTTTCTGCTCGCGGTGCGGAGCTATTCGTCCCCTCGGCGAGGCACGCGGTCGGCCtgtcgcctcgtccgcggggggcggcgcacTGGAGCCCCGGCGCGcggggtcgccgccgccctctgccgaagaggctgccgcgtcgcctcctgcgggCGGGGCGCCAGGCGACGGAGGTGGGGCCGCTGAAGCCCTCCCCGCGCCACAGATCGAAAACAGCCATCTGAGTTCGGTGACCTCTGTGATCTTTGTACCTCCGCCGTCTCagtcgcagccgcagccgcagtcgctcaccgcgtcgccctcttgtCCCTCGGTCGCGTCGTCGGGCTGCTCTGCgggcgctctctcgcgcttgccGTCTCCCCCTTTTCAGCTGCTTGCGTGGCCTGCGCTGGTGGCGCGGAGGGTCCCCGGTCCCGCGCCCCTCGCCGTGGAGCTTCGGCAGAATGCCGCTGCGAACCGCGTCGCCTACCGCACGCTGATTCACTGGATGCGCGCGCTCGTTTCCGTCCGGGCGCTTATCGCTGATGCGCAGggggctgcgccgtcgccggcggcgtctccgccgaccAGCCCGCCTGTCAAgaagcaggcgacggccgccagTGGAAAAGAGGCGGCGCACAGCGAACACGACAGGACACCGctgtgcgcctcgccttcccaCAAGCGAAAaccggcgtcgctcgctggaacgccgaagaaggcgaagggcgacAAGCTCCTGTCAGAGGGATcggcaggcgaccgcgacaggcgcgacgacgacacCGCAGATTGCGAAGCGCAATCGGGGGCGCACACGAAGAAGATAGGAGCGCGGAACCTTCGGctgtgcagcagccgcgaagcgtctttcttccggacgctcctcgcgcaggccgccgcaccTGTTGGCCTTCCCTCCGAGCAGATGGTAAAAGAGATGATGGGGACGGCTCTGTATTCCTggttcgcgcgcgcgttcgTCGTCGACTTTGAAAAGGCTTTTCCGCTtcaggcgcgggcgctgcgagaTCCAGACATGCGCATTGTGGCAGGCGatcggccttcgcctcgcggcgaatCCGCAGCGATGACACAGGCCGAGGACTCCATCAGCTCCTTACGTGCGGTCGCAGATCTCTCACACTGGTGGTGGTCTGTGGCGCATACGCACGACGACTTCCTGCACATCTGCGACGCCCACACGGGCGCGGTGCTCACGCAGATTGACCTCCTCATGGGAGGCAGCGGATTCGCGTCGTTCGCAACAGCCCCGTCCGACACAGGCCACGACCGGCTGGGTCATGCGGAGAcaccgcggcagccggcACTCTCCACgagcgcgcagggcgacgcacgCTGTGCCGCCTCTTCCAGCGCAGCGAGCCAGCAGTCCGCAGGCCGGACTGAGAagaccgcgcggcgccccccgCGAAAGCCGTCGCTGACCTGGACGTATCAGCTGCAGCAAACGGGCTCCGCGAGAGGTGCGCTCTCACTCGACTGCAAACGCGTTGCCGTCAGCCAAGATCGATcgtgcgtcgcggcgctcacTTGGGCCATGGatggcctcgccgtcctcgaaCTCAGCGTCTGCGAACTCGTCGCCGCTCCGCcctcgagcggcggcgcaccggcggtctcgtcgccttcgcgcgaacacccggcgtcttcggcggccgcgtcgtggGCGTGGCGGGCGTCTCCAGGCTTGCCATCGCCGTCAGCAAGCGGCGGATTGTATCCTCACCGCCCGCTCTCGCACGCGCCTGAAGCAGCTTTAAGAGACAGCGAACGATCTCAAGCAGagtcgcaggccgcggacgcgtcgcCCCAGACACACCTCGATGCCCTCGGACGAGGAGTCCGCGTGAGGCGGCAAAACTGGATTCCGCTGTTTCGCGGGGCGACGCTCGCGTTCACAGACGAGCGGATTCCGTCGCGGCAGCTCGTGCTCGCTCAAAGCGCCAAGATG GGCGGCCGCATTTTCGTTCTGGACTGGGACAGCCTTTTCTTCcagccgtcgccttctgATCCGCTCCCCCCGgccttcgcccgcgcgcgactcGTGCACGCGTTGCTCGTTGCGCCGCCGGGCTCTGCGAAGCGCAGCAGGCAGTCGGCGTTCGAGTCTCACAGCGACGCCaacgcggccggcgcgcgtgcgacgaAAAAGAAGGCCAGCCGACACGCGACTgccgaggcgaagcagcggagtGCAggccgcctggcggcgctTGCCGCGCATCCCGCGACGCTCGCGATCCTCGAGACCccggagaggcgaggcgtgAAAGAA GTTTTCACTCTCCCTCGCCATAGCGCGTTCTGCTGCATGCTGGAGGTGTGTCCCAGCCGCCATCCCGCGCAAGCGGTCGCCTTTTCTTCACCGGTCTCCGTTTCCTCTTCCCTCGCCTCTtgctcttcgctgtctcgcgccgcgctgtcgctcgccgcggcggaggcgccgccggcgacgcaggggcaGCAGCCACGCCTGTCGGCGGTCTCACCGCAGGGCCGCAAAGAAGactcgccgctgcttctATTCCGCGTCGAGGGCGGGCAGTGCGGCGGGGTGCCGGTCGTCAGCCAGTACAGCATCttccagcagctgctcagTTTCCACGAGAAACAGGAACTCAGCGGCGAAGACTTGGATGGCAcgacttccttcttcttcaggcaGTTCGCCAGAGAA GTGTCTCATGTCAGCTGGCTGAAAGCTGAGGACGCGATTCTCCGCAGTCGAACGCACTTCCGTCTGACTCTTCCTTCACCGCTGGCGTTGCGGCCTcgggggacgcgcgcggcctctgacGCCCCCTCTACGGCGTTTAGGCTCCTGGAGACGGACACCGCGCGCTCACAGGACACCGCTGACTCCACCCCCAAGGTCGCGCTGCTCCCGATCTGCTCACCGCTGCTCATGGCACCGCAGTTCACCACGCCCTTCACCGCTCCGAGCGCCGACTCGGGtcttcctccgtcgccgtcgccgtcggcatCCTCATCCGCTGCGTGGACGCgctggcggtcgcggcgcgcgtgtctgcgtcggTGGGAGCACGCTGTATGGACGGCAGCTGAtcgcaggcgaagcgggcaggcgcgcgacgacgcgtaCCCTCAACATTCCTGCGCGGACTTCTTCCCGGAGGCGAAGGATGCTCATAGCGATCTCAGGCGTcccgccgaggaggcggcgcctgcaccACCGGCTGACTACGACGTGACTGCACCAGAGTCCCCAGAGGAGTGCGTCGGAGGCGGAGGATCGACTGCACGAGGCCAgcagggcgcgagcgacgggcGTGCGACTGACGACAAGAAGGCGAGTTCGAGCTTCGATGCCACCACCGCGAGTCTCGAAGAACTTGTTGACGCGCTCTGGGAGACGCAGGAAGTCTGCACCCCTCAGTCAGACCCCGGGAGCGTTTCGGCAccggcgctggcgccttcttccttcagatctgcgtccgcgcggccGGCTTCTCAGGGCCGCGCCGGCTTCTACTCCGCGGACGAAGGCCCCGCGACCCTCGAGGCGGGGCGCGTAGAcgcaccggcgccgcgccgcgcgacgacgggcgGTGAAGGAGGAACCGCATCTCGAGAAGGGAAACTcccacgcatgcgcgagaaTGCCGCCACCGTCCACCGCCTGGGCCCGGCTGTGCTGGATCAGTGGCTGCAGCAGATTACTTCCGCAGAGCTGTGTTGA
- a CDS encoding hypothetical protein (encoded by transcript BESB_003120), with protein sequence MDILLSPSSSTMRLRLARRPLLPATRSKESLLATRDSLKPKDVSTSHTFHTHLPFSRHACGPTVSFSPSRALRLPSSAPSSLGSCAFSGSSGASLVCGAEGSCLRFARSVSSSASSGRRSSPLFSCSLSLSGGALCRRASSSSPLPSAVASSAASASSRRYPLVSIGPSSLDRARSTSSFGALGGSVSATFEGIPPASPLCLHAEAATLRSGTRAEPRSPAFAVFSASRGFACRPGASRMKWPFAKPYVRRVASDLFRFPLVSSVSKEKIDWLYRHPRSGYEGAQIFGPNTLEVTNLPMGKTCEYLQERLWRYFGKFGVVEHVRVLPNERDPYQTNGTAYVCFRSRMASLRAVRLPVHLPASLHSRVLHLRHLGTDKTSDDAFYFRRQQAIRSLLSVAQQLYAYLEQRGPLPADKALRLLFERSYPRLAWRQAGYCVRQCCGSWLDFFARAPFNELFYLAENPADGQSPRDAGDVDGSLKGEAAQNAAETNGRRKSRKGSKEGSSVRDGKPRTDREENAILAKLVIFPHLLSREKLQTLLLRAGRLLQQDLQNELSVHWRTDRPPLPDWTRKQIQLWEHQDPLPEELQIWSRTKDYYKIHEERFLFKLKLKKERAQAKQELKQQRR encoded by the exons ATGGAcatcctcctctccccgtcGTCCTCAACTATGAGGCTGCGACTggcgcgtcgtccgcttcTCCCGGCGACGCGTTCGAAGGAGTCCCTTCTCGCGACGAGAGACTCTCTAAAACCGAAGGACGTGTCTACCTCTCACACGTTTCATACGCATTTGCCCTTTAGCCGTCATGCCTGCGGCCCCACcgtttccttttctccctcgcgcgccttgcgcttgccgtcttccgctccttcgtctctcggCTCGTGTGCGTTCTCAGGCTCCTCAGGTGCTTCGCTGGTCTGTGGCGCCGAGGGTTCTTGTCTGCGTTTCGCGCGTTCAGTTTCCTCATCTGCGTCTTCTGGCCGTCGTtcttcgccgctcttctcttgttcgctgtctctctctggggGCGCGCTttgccgtcgcgcctcgtcgtcttcgcctctcccttcagccgtcgcttcctctgcggcctcagcttcttctcgtcgTTACCCGCTTGTCTCCATcgggccttcctcgctcgaTCGCGCACGTTCAACTTCCTCTTTCGGCGCGCTTGGAGGCTCCGTCTCCGCTACTTTCGAAGGAATccctcctgcgtcgcctctctgtctgcacgcggaggctgcgacgcTTCGGTCTGGGACGAGAGCGGAGCCGCGGTCTCCCGCTTTCGccgttttctccgcctcgcgcggcttcgcgtgcCGAccgggcgcctcgcggatgAAGTGGCCTTTTGCCAAGCCTTACGtgcgtcgcgtcgcctctgatCTGTTTCGCTTCCCGCTCGTCTCATCCGTCTCGAAAGAGAAGATCGACTGGCTGTACCGCCACCCGCGCTCGGGCTacgaaggcgcgcagatCTTCGGCCCCAACACACTCGAAGTGACCAACCTGCCCATGGGCAAGACCTGCGAATATCTGCAGGAGCGCCTCTGGAGGTACTTCGGGAAAttcggcgtcgtcgagcacgtccgcgtcctccccAACGAACGCGACCCCTACCAAACGAATGGAACTGCCTATGTCTGCTTCCGAAG CCGCatggcgtcgctgcgggcAGTTCGACTGCCGGTGCAtctgcctgcctcgctgcacAGCCGCGTTCTCCATCTGCGCCACCTCGGCACCGACAAgacgagcgacgacgccttcTACTTCCGCCGCCAGCAAGCGATCCGCAGTCTGCTCTCCGTTGCGCA ACAACTCTACGCCTACCTTGAGCAGCGCGgcccgctgcctgcggacaaggcgcttcgccttctcttcgaGCGATCGTATCCCCGTCTCGCCTGGCGACAAGCAG GCTACTGCGTGCGGCAGTGCTGCGGCAGTTGGCTAGATttcttcgcccgcgcgccaTTCAACGAGCTTTTCTACCTGGCAGAGAATCCCGCGGATGGGCAGTCGCCGCGTGATGCAGGCGACGTTGACGGCTCGCTCAagggcgaggctgcgcaaAACGCTGCAGAGACCAACGGCCGCCGCAAGTCGCGCAAGGGCAGCAAGGAAGGATCCAGTGTCCGCGACGGGAAGCCGCGGACGG AtcgcgaagaaaacgcgaTCCTGGCGAAACTCGTGATCTTCCCGCATTTGCTGTCCAGAGAGAAGCTTCAGACGCTTCTTCTGCGAGCCGGCCGCCTGCTGCAACAAGATCTGCAAAACGAGCTGTCTGTTCACTGGCGAACAGACCGCCCCCCTCTCCCAGA tTGGACGCGCAAGCAAATTCAGCTGTGGGAGCATCAAGACCCGCTGCCTGAGGAGCTGCAGATCTGGTCGAGGACGAAGGACTACTATAA AATTCATGAAGAGCGTTTCCTTTTCAAGCTGAAGCTGAAGAAGGAGCGCGCGCAAGCCAAGCAAGAGCTGAAGCAACAGCGACGgtga